The following proteins are co-located in the Doryrhamphus excisus isolate RoL2022-K1 chromosome 3, RoL_Dexc_1.0, whole genome shotgun sequence genome:
- the kcna1b gene encoding potassium voltage-gated channel subfamily A member 1, translating to MTVVSADHVDEGATLPGHLQDDECDAHECCERVVINVSGLRFETQLKTLAHFPDTLLGNPKKRMRYFDPLRNEYFFNRNRPSFDAILYYYQSGGRLRRPVNVPLDMFSEEIKFYELGAEAMEKFREDEGFIREEERPLPDKEFQRQVWLLFEHPESSGPARGIAIVSVMVILISIVIFCLETLPELKEDAGERRRAAGNGTGAHRSDVLTDPFFMVETLCIIWFSFELLVRFFACPSKMAFFRNMMNSIDVVAIIPYFITLGTELADDPDDKEGKGGGGGGGGGGGEQATSLAILRVIRLVRVFRIFKLSRHSKGLQILGQTLKASMRELGLLIFFLFIGVILFSSAVYFAEAEEPESHFSSIPDAFWWAVVSMTTVGYGDMYPVTIGGKIVGSLCAIAGVLTIALPVPVIVSNFNYFYHRETDGEEQAQLLHVSQQNLAPDDASSLLSKSEYADNSIDNLREANLRGANCTPPSRNCVDGAKLLTDV from the coding sequence atgACGGTGGTGTCCGCGGACCACGTGGACGAGGGCGCCACCCTGCCGGGTCACCTGCAGGACGACGAGTGCGACGCGCACGAGTGCTGCGAGCGCGTGGTCATCAACGTGTCGGGTCTTCGCTTCGAGACGCAGCTGAAGACCTTGGCGCACTTCCCGGACACGCTCCTGGGGAACCCCAAGAAGAGGATGCGGTACTTTGACCCGCTGCGGAACGAGTACTTCTTCAACCGCAACCGGCCCAGCTTCGACGCCATCTTGTACTACTACCAGTCCGGAGGCCGGCTCAGGCGGCCCGTCAACGTCCCGCTGGACATGTTCTCCGAGGAGATCAAGTTCTACGAGCTGGGGGCCGAGGCCATGGAGAAGTTCCGAGAGGACGAGGGCTTCATCCGCGAGGAGGAGCGCCCCCTGCCGGACAAGGAGTTCCAGCGGCAGGTCTGGCTCCTCTTCGAGCACCCGGAGAGTTCGGGTCCGGCGCGGGGCATCGCCATCGTGTCCGTGATGGTCATCCTCATCTCCATCGTCATCTTCTGCCTGGAGACGCTGCCCGAGCTCAAGGAGGACGCGGGCGAGCGACGGCGGGCGGCGGGGAACGGAACCGGCGCCCACCGGAGCGACGTGCTGACCGACCCGTTCTTCATGGTGGAGACGCTGTGCATCATCTGGTTCTCCTTCGAACTCCTGGTGCGCTTCTTCGCCTGCCCGAGCAAGATGGCCTTCTTCCGGAACATGATGAACTCCATCGACGTGGTGGCCATCATCCCCTACTTCATCACGCTCGGAACCGAGCTGGCCGACGACCCGGACGACAAGGAGGGCAAAGGTGGCGGGggcggcggaggcggcggcggcggcgagcaGGCCACCTCGCTGGCCATCCTGCGCGTCATCCGCCTGGTGCGCGTCTTCCGCATCTTCAAGCTGTCCCGCCACTCCAAGGGTCTGCAGATCCTGGGCCAGACCCTCAAGGCCAGCATGCGCGAGCTGGGCCTgctcatcttcttcctcttcatcgGCGTCATCCTCTTCTCCAGCGCCGTCTACTTCGCCGAGGCCGAGGAGCCCGAGTCGCACTTCTCCAGCATCCCGGACGCCTTCTGGTGGGCCGTGGTCTCCATGACGACGGTGGGCTACGGCGACATGTACCCGGTGACCATCGGGGGAAAGATCGTGGGCTCGCTGTGCGCCATCGCCGGCGTGCTGACCATCGCCCTGCCCGTGCCCGTCATCGTGTCCAACTTCAACTACTTCTACCACCGCGAGACGGACGGCGAGGAGCAGGCCCAGCTGCTCCACGTCAGCCAGCAGAACCTGGCGCCGGACGACGCCTCCTCGCTGCTCAGCAAGTCCGAGTACGCCGACAACAGCATCGACAACCTGCGCGAGGCCAACCTGCGCGGCGCCAACTGCACGCCGCCCAGCCGCAACTGCGTGGACGGCGCCAAGCTTCTGACGGACGTGTGA
- the rpl18a gene encoding 60S ribosomal protein L18a isoform X1, with translation MKASGTLREYKVIGRLLPSAKNPSPPLYRMRIFAPNHVVAKSRFWYFVSQLRKMKKASGETVYCGLVHEKTPLKVKNFGIWLRYDSRSGTHNMYREYRDLTTSGAVTQCYRDMGARHRARAHSIQIMKVQVIAANKCRRPAIKQFHDSKIKFPLPHRVLRRQHKPRFTTKRPNTFF, from the exons ATGAAGGCGTCCGGCACT CTCCGAGAGTACAAGGTCATCGGGCGTCTGCTGCCCTCTGCCAAGAACCCGTCCCCCCCTCTGTACCGCATGAGGATCTTCGCCCCCAACCATGTGGTGGCCAAGTCTCGTTTCTGGTACTTTGTGTCCCAgttgaggaagatgaagaaggCGTCGGGCGAGACGGTCTACTGCGGACTG GTCCACGAGAAGACCCCCCTGAAGGTGAAGAACTTCGGCATCTGGCTGCGCTACGACTCTCGCAGCGGCACTCACAACATGTACCGAGAGTACCGCGACCTGACCACCTCCGGAGCCGTCACGCAGTGCT ACCGGGACATGGGAGCCCGCCACCGCGCCCGCGCCCACTCCATCCAGATCATGAAGGTGCAGGTCATCGCTGCCAACAAGTGTCGCAGACCGGCCATCAAGCAGTTCCAC GACTCCAAGATCAAATTCCCGCTGCCTCACCGGGTCCTGCGCCGCCAGCACAAGCCTCGCTTCACCACCAAGAGACCAAACACCTTCTTCTAA
- the rpl18a gene encoding 60S ribosomal protein L18a isoform X2 — translation MRIFAPNHVVAKSRFWYFVSQLRKMKKASGETVYCGLVHEKTPLKVKNFGIWLRYDSRSGTHNMYREYRDLTTSGAVTQCYRDMGARHRARAHSIQIMKVQVIAANKCRRPAIKQFHDSKIKFPLPHRVLRRQHKPRFTTKRPNTFF, via the exons ATGAGGATCTTCGCCCCCAACCATGTGGTGGCCAAGTCTCGTTTCTGGTACTTTGTGTCCCAgttgaggaagatgaagaaggCGTCGGGCGAGACGGTCTACTGCGGACTG GTCCACGAGAAGACCCCCCTGAAGGTGAAGAACTTCGGCATCTGGCTGCGCTACGACTCTCGCAGCGGCACTCACAACATGTACCGAGAGTACCGCGACCTGACCACCTCCGGAGCCGTCACGCAGTGCT ACCGGGACATGGGAGCCCGCCACCGCGCCCGCGCCCACTCCATCCAGATCATGAAGGTGCAGGTCATCGCTGCCAACAAGTGTCGCAGACCGGCCATCAAGCAGTTCCAC GACTCCAAGATCAAATTCCCGCTGCCTCACCGGGTCCTGCGCCGCCAGCACAAGCCTCGCTTCACCACCAAGAGACCAAACACCTTCTTCTAA
- the xpot gene encoding exportin-T, with translation MACQSVAAVMDEQALLGLNPNADARYRQRAMAYFEQLKESQDAWEVCAQALAKGLYSDDHVKFFCFQVLEHQIKFRHGGLSGPQQQLIRETLMKWLQMQLMSSQPEKVFIRNKAAQVFALTFITEYLTLWPKFFFDILALVGDNPHGLDIYLRTLMAIDAEVVDRDILHAPEETRRNTLIKDGMREQCIPSLVESWFQILQTYQRSHPELTCQCLEVVGAYVSWIELSLIANERFVNLLLSHMSVEELREEACDCLLEIVNKGMDPVDKTKLVESLCQVLQSAGFFNMDQEEDVDFLAKFSRLVNGMGQSLVLSWTKLVKAGSVKDAADTLHAMEAKVTPMLQLLVHQDDDISANVVGFCYDYLHVLKQLPQLTERQNSNVEAIMLAVMKKLTYDDEYNFENEGEDEAMFVEYRKQLKMLLDRLAQVSPELLLEAVRRVFTSTMQNWQSAAFMEVEVAVRLLYMLGEALPASHGAHFSGDAVKTGALQDMMRTLVTCGVSGYQHTSVSLEFFETVVRYDKFFIVEPQHIPNVLMAFLDHRGLRHSSPKVRSRVAYLFSRFIKTLHKHMTAFIEDILTRIQDLLELAPPENGFPALLTNDDQLFMFESAGVLIVSGESPVERKQALMRGLLAPLMDAFRLLLAKLPLETDEETQAAVADCLSHAVGFASRTSKAFSNKQTVKQCGCTEVYRDCLHTFLPALGCPVQRGVLRGCVRSFLHRMIICLEEEVLPFIPAASEHMLKDCEAKDLQEFIPLISQITAKFKRQVSPFLQQVFMPLVLAIFEVLGRPAEDNDQAAALEKQMLRRSYFSFIQTIAGSGMNEVMANQGPENMERVVFTIIQGAVDFPDPVAQKTCFIVLAKLVELWGGKDGMPGFSDFVYKHIVPACFLAPLKPTFDLSDAQTVLTLSEAVITLKTIHLKQGAEFVHFLQHDYLPSLHVSPDIAQELCHVLQQPDVKVLKTYMKAFFQQAKL, from the exons ATGGCCTGCCAGTCTGTTGCTGCAGTCATGGACGAGCAGGCCCTGCTGGGGCTCAACCCGAACGCCGATGCCCGCTACAGGCAGAGG GCCATGGCGTACTTTGAGCAGCTGAAGGAGTCGCAGGATGCCTGGGAGGTGTGTGCACAGGCGCTCGCCAAAGGCCtctacag TGATGACCACGTGAAGTTCTTTTGCTTCCAAGTGTTGGAGCATCAGATCAAGTTCAG ACACGGCGGGCTGAGCGGCCCCCAGCAGCAGCTCATCAGGGAGACGCTGATGAAGTGGCTGCAGATGCAG CTGATGAGCAGTCAGCCTGAGAAGGTGTTCATCAGGAACAAAGCTGCCCAGGTCTTCGCTCTCACCTTCATCACCGAGTACCTGACCCTGTGGCCCAAGTTCTTCTTTGACATCCTGGCCCTGGTGGGCGACAACCCCCACGGCTTGGACATCTACCTGAGGACTCTCATGGCCATCGATGCCGAGGTGGTGGACCGAGACATCCTGCACGCCCCCGAG GAGACCCGCAGGAACACATTGATCAAAGACGGCATGCGTGAGCAGTGCATCCCCAGCCTGGTGGAGTCCTGGTTCCAGATCCTGCAGACGTATCAGAGGAGCCACCCCGAGCTGACCTGCCAGTGTCTGGAGGTGGTGGGGGCCTACGTGTCCTGGATCGAGCTCAGCCTCATCGCCAACGAGCG GTTCGTCAACCTGCTGCTGAGCCACATGTCGGTGGAGGAGCTGCGGGAGGAAGCCTGCGACTGTCTGCTGGAGATCGTCAACAAGGGCATGGACCCCGTGGACAAGACCAAGCTGGTGGAGTCTCTGTGCCAAGTCCTGCAGTCCGCAGGATTCTTCAACATGGACCAG GAGGAAGACGTGGACTTCCTGGCCAAGTTCTCGCGTCTGGTCAACGGCATGGGCCAGAGTCTGGTCTTGAGCTGGACCAAGCTGGTCAAGGCGGGAAGTGTCAAAGACGCCGCCGACACGCTCCACGCCATGGAGGCCAAGGTGACGCCGATGCTGCAGCTGCTGGTCCACCAGGACGACGACATCTCGGCCAACGTGGTGGGCTTCTGCTACGACTACCTGCACGTCCTCAAACAG CTCCCTCAACTCACCGAGCGGCAGAACAGCAACGTGGAG GCCATCATGCTGGCGGTCATGAAGAAGCTGACGTACGACGACGAATACAACTTTGAGAACGAG GGCGAGGATGAAGCCATGTTTGTGGAGTacaggaagcagctgaagatgctGCTGGACCGTCTGGCCCAGGTGTCCCCCGAACTGCTGCTGGAGGCCGTCCGCCGAGTCTTCACCAGCACCATGCA GAACTGGCAGAGCGCGGCCTTCATGGAGGTGGAGGTGGCGGTGCGTCTGCTGTACATGCTGGGCGAGGCGCTGCCCGCGTCCCACGGCGCTCACTTCTCCGGGGACGCGGTGAAGACGGGCGCCCTGCAGGACATGATGAGGACG CTGGTGACGTGCGGCGTCAGCGGCTACCAGCACACGTCCGTCTCGCTGGAATTCTTTGAAACGGTCGTCCGATACGATAAGTTCTTCATCGTGGAGCCGCAGCACATTCCCAACGTCTTG ATGGCTTTCCTGGACCACAGAGGACTGAGACACAGCAGTCCCAAAGTCCGCAGTCGGGTGGCGTACCTTTTCTCCCGCTTCATCAAAACGCTCCA CAAACACATGACGGCCTTCATCGAGGACATCCTGACCCGGATCCAGGACCTGCTGGAGCTGGCGCCTCCC GAGAACGGCTTCCCGGCGCTGCTGACCAACGACGACCAGCTCTTCATGTTCGAGTCGGCCGGCGTGCTGATCGTGAGCGGCGAGAGCCCGGTGGAGAGGAAGCAGGCGCTGATGAGGGGCCTGCTGGCGCCGCTGATGGACGCCTTCCGCTTGCTGCTCGCCAAGCTCCCTCTGGAGACGGACGAGGAGACGCAGGCCGCCGTGGCCGACTGCCTGAGCCACGCCGTCGGCTTCGCCAG TCGCACCAGCAAGGCCTTCAGCAACAAGCAGACGGTGAAGCAGTGCGGCTGCACGGAGGTCTACAGGGACTGCCTGCACACCTTCCTGCCCGCACTGGGCTGCCCCGTCCAGCGGGGGGTGCTGCGCGGCTGCGTGCGCTCCTTCCTGCACCGCATGATCATCTGCTtggaggaggaggtgctgcCCTTCATCCCCGCCGCCTCCGAACACATGCTGAAGGACTGCGAGGCCAAAGACCTGCAGGAGTTCATCCCGCTCATCAGCCAGATCACCGCCAAGTTCAAG CGGCAGGTGTCTCCCTTCCTGCAGCAGGTGTTCATGCCGCTGGTGCTGGCCATCTTTGAGGTGCTGGGGCGTCCAGCCGAGGACAACGACCAGGCCGCCGCCCTGGAGAAGCAGATGCTGCGCAGGAGCTACTTCTCCTTCATCCAGACCATCGCGGGAAGCGGCATGAACGAGGTCATGGCCAACCAGG GGCCGGAGAACATGGAGCGCGTGGTGTTCACCATCATCCAGGGCGCCGTGGACTTCCCAGACCCCGTGGCCCAGAAGACCTGCTTCATCGTCCTGGCCAAGCTGGTGGAGCTTTGGG GCGGGAAAGACGGCATGCCGGGCTTCTCCGACTTCGTGTACAAGCACATCGTTCCCGCCTGCTTCCTGGCTCCCCTCAAGCCGACCTTTGACCTCTCCGACGCTCAGACCGTGCTG ACGCTGTCCGAGGCTGTGATCACGCTGAAGACCATCCACCTCaaacag GGGGCGGAGTTTGTGCACTTCCTGCAGCACGACTACCTGCCCTCCCTCCACGTGTCTCCGGACATCGCACAG GAGCTGTGTCACGTCCTCCAGCAGCCCGACGTCAAAGTCCTCAAGACCTACATGAAG GCGTTCTTCCAGCAAGCCAAGCTGTAG
- the rtcb gene encoding RNA-splicing ligase RtcB homolog — protein MSRNYNDELQYVDKISTNCWRIKKGFVPNMQVEGIFYVNDPLEKLMFEELRNACRGGGVGGFLPAMKQIGNVAALPGIVHRSIGLPDVHSGYGFAIGNMAAFDMNDPHAVVSPGGVGFDINCGVRLLRTNLDERDVEPVKEQLAQSLFDHIPVGVGSKGVIPMGAKDLEEALEMGVDWSLREGYAWAEDKEHCEEYGRMLQADPTKVSSKAKKRGLPQLGTLGAGNHYAEIQVVDEIYNDYAAKKMGVDHKGQVCVMIHSGSRGLGHQVATDALVAMEKAMKRDKIVVNDRQLACARITSQEGQDYLKGMAAAGNYAWVNRSSMTFLTRQAFSKVFGTTPDDLDMHVIYDVSHNIAKVEEHMVDGKQRTLLVHRKGSTRAFPPHHPLIPVDYQLTGQPVLIGGTMGTCSYVLTGTEQGMTETFGTTCHGAGRALSRAKSRRNLDFQDVLDQLADKGIAIRVASPKLVMEEAPESYKNVTDVVDTCHQAGISRKAIKLRPIAVIKG, from the exons GTGGAAGGAATCTTCTACGTCAACGACCCTCTGGAGAAGCTGATGTTCGAGGAGCTGAGGAACGCGTGTCGAGGAGGAG GCGTGGGCGGCTTCCTTCCCGCCATGAAGCAGATCGGGAACGTGGCGGCGCTCCCCGGGATCGTCCAC AGATCCATCGGGCTCCCGGACGTCCACTCGGGATATGGTTTCGCCATCGGCAACATGGCCGCCTTTGATATGAACGACCCGCACGCCGTGGTGTCTCCAG GCGGCGTGGGTTTCGACATCAACTGCGGCGTCCGCCTGCTGAGGACAAATTTAGACGAGCGAGACGTGGAGCCCGTCAAGGAGCAGCTGGCCCAGTCGCTCTTTGACCACATCCCAGTGGGCGTGGGCTCCAAGGGCGTCATTCCCATGGGGGCCAA GGACCTGGAGGAGGCGCTGGAGATGGGCGTGGACTGGTCCCTGAGGGAGGGCTACGCTTGGGCCGAGGACAAGGAGCACTGCGAGGAGTACGGGCGGATGTTGCAGGCCGACCCCACCAAGGTATCGTCCAAGGCCAAGAAGAGGGGCCTGCCTCAG TTGGGAACCCTGGGAGCAGGAAACCATTACGCCGAGATCCAGGTGGTGGACGAGATCTACAATGACTATGCCGCCAAGAAGATGGGCGTGGACCACAAAGGACAGGTGTGCGTGATGATCCACAGCGGCAGCAGAGGGCTGGGACACCAGGTGGCCACAG ACGccctggtcgccatggagaaGGCCATGAAGCGGGACAAGATCGTGGTGAACGACCGGCAGCTGGCCTGCGCCCGCATCACGTCCCAGGAAGGCCAGGACTACCTGAAGGGGATGGCGGCAGCCGGGAATTACGCCTGGGTCAACCGCTCCTCCATGACCTTCCTCACCAGACAG GCCTTCTCCAAGGTGTTTGGCACCACGCCGGACGACTTGGACATGCACGTCATCTACGACGTGTCCCACAACATCGCCAAGGTGGAGGAGCACATGGTGGACGGGAAGCAGAGGACGCTGCTGGTCCACCGCAAGGGGTCCACTCGCGCcttccccccccaccaccctctcATCCCTGTGGACTATCAG CTCACGGGCCAGCCGGTGTTGATCGGGGGGACCATGGGGACCTGCAGCTACGTCCTGACGGGGACGGAGCAAGGCATGACGGAGACGTTTGGCACCACCTGTCACGGAGCG GGTCGCGCGCTGTCTCGTGCCAAGTCCCGGCGGAATCTGGACTTCCAGGATGTCCTGGACCAGCTGGCCGACAAGGGCATCGCCATCCGGGTGGCGTCACCCAAGCTCGTCATGGAGGAG GCTCCCGAGTCGTACAAGAACGTGACGGACGTGGTGGACACGTGTCACCAGGCGGGCATCAGCAGGAAGGCCATCAAGCTGAGACCCATTGCAGTCATCAAAGGCTGA